GCAGGTTCGTCAGATGCGGAAACAAGTTGAACTGTTGGAACACCATACCGACTTCCTGACGGATAAGATTGATATTGCGGAGGTCATCACTGAGCTCAACACCATCAACGATAATTGTGCCGCGCTGATGCTCCTCCAAACGGTTTAACGTTCGGATAAATGTAGACTTCCCAGAGCCAGAGGGACCGCATATCACCGCCCTTTCGCCTTTTTCAAATGAGGTCGTAATCCCTTTGAGGACGTGGAAATCGTCAAACCATTTGTGTACATCCTCGCAGATAATAATAGGATTTTTAATTTTTCCTTGCGGTTCGGTCCGGTCGGTTTATTAAATAAAGTGACTTTCCGTAGAACCGCCCTCCATTACATTACGGGCTATGTGCCCTTTAAAAAAAACCGGAGCCTGCAACATCGGCACAGGCGGATTTGAGCAACGCCCATCAAAGTCTAAACGCCCGTCGTTACTCCGCAAGGTATAATTAAAAAACTTGCGCGTAACGAAGTGGCGCGCAGTCCAAGAGACCCTCAATTAAAAAACTTGTGGTTATTTTCAAATTTCCCCAACACGGAGCGCGTCCTCAATTTCCTGGCTGCCGTAGGACATGGAATAACTGAAAACGAAATAGATAATTGCCGCGAACAGATAGACCTCGGCTTGCAGTCCGAACCAGTCTGGATTGGCGATAACGCTTCTGGCGACCCCTAAAAGGTCGATAAGCCCAATGATAGCAACTAAGGATGTGTCCTTAAACAACGCGATGAATTGTCCAACAATCGCTGGAATGACCGATCGGAGTGCTTGCGGTAAGACGATCAACAGCATTGTTTGCGCGTAGTTAAGTCCGATTGCTTGTGCAGCTTCGTGTTGTCCGCGAGGTATCCCTTGGAGTCCCCCACGAACGTTCTCCGCCATGTAGGCGGCAGAGAAGAAAGTGATTCCGATCATCATCCGTAAAACCTGGTTAATATCAAAACCCGGCATGAAGATCGGTATCAAGATACTCCCCATGAATAGGATTGTTATCAACGGCACACCGCGAACCATCTCAATATAAGCCGTTGAAACCCATCGGATAACAGGAAGATTGCTCTGACGGCAGAGTGCTAAAAACACACCAAGCGGAAAAGAGACGACGATACCTACGACCGCTAAAATCAGGGTCAATAGAAGGCCACCCCAATTGCTTGTGAGAACACCATTCTCCCCGAACCCGCGTAACACTATCATTATCAAGGGAAAGGAGAGCAACCAACCCCCCAAAATCCAAGGGCGTAACTCTGTTCTGCCACGTCCAAGGAAAAAAGAGGCTGCTGTTATGGCGACCGCGCCTAAAAACCACCCTCGCGTCGAGAGTTCAAAGGAGAGCAGCGCACCGATGAACCAAATACCCCCAAGCACAACGGCAAATCGGAGCGCCAAACCACCCCACACCCCGGCACTCAAACCCACAAACACACACAAAATATAAATCACACTCCATACGCGCCATATCTGTTCCCGTGGATAAGCCCCGATGCCAAAGAGCTGAAGGTTCGCCGGAATAACGCCCCACTTCGCTTCTGTGAGGGCCCACGTCAAAAGCCCCTTAAAAGCAAAGAAAAGGACCACAAGCGCCAAGCAACTCAACAG
The DNA window shown above is from Candidatus Poribacteria bacterium and carries:
- a CDS encoding amino acid ABC transporter permease, with the translated sequence MEERELTQEIKPPTHTKGPARWLKDNLFNSWYNVLLSCLALVVLFFAFKGLLTWALTEAKWGVIPANLQLFGIGAYPREQIWRVWSVIYILCVFVGLSAGVWGGLALRFAVVLGGIWFIGALLSFELSTRGWFLGAVAITAASFFLGRGRTELRPWILGGWLLSFPLIMIVLRGFGENGVLTSNWGGLLLTLILAVVGIVVSFPLGVFLALCRQSNLPVIRWVSTAYIEMVRGVPLITILFMGSILIPIFMPGFDINQVLRMMIGITFFSAAYMAENVRGGLQGIPRGQHEAAQAIGLNYAQTMLLIVLPQALRSVIPAIVGQFIALFKDTSLVAIIGLIDLLGVARSVIANPDWFGLQAEVYLFAAIIYFVFSYSMSYGSQEIEDALRVGEI